Proteins from one Chroococcidiopsis sp. CCMEE 29 genomic window:
- a CDS encoding Uma2 family endonuclease — MLLELSRLSVPPGQRVLLHEVSWQEFELILKELGDHRSARIAYDNGILEIMTPLPEHEDDKEIIGDLIKALLEELDVEFRSLGSTTYKNQAMLKGIEPDQCFYIQNESAIRGKKRLDLTVDPPPDLALEIDITSRTHPNIYQALRVPELWRFDRGKLQINVLRQGKYVEVENSPTFPGMPLMEAILRYLEQSRTAGRNTTMKAFRQWVRESMKGT; from the coding sequence ATGTTGCTAGAACTGAGCCGATTGAGCGTTCCGCCAGGGCAACGGGTGTTGTTGCATGAGGTGAGTTGGCAAGAGTTTGAGTTGATTTTGAAAGAGTTGGGAGACCATCGATCGGCTCGAATTGCTTATGACAATGGAATTTTGGAGATTATGACGCCCTTACCTGAACATGAAGACGATAAGGAAATCATTGGGGATTTAATCAAAGCTCTATTAGAAGAATTGGATGTTGAATTCAGGAGTTTGGGTTCAACAACGTATAAGAATCAAGCCATGCTCAAAGGAATTGAGCCAGATCAATGCTTCTACATTCAAAATGAGTCAGCGATTCGCGGCAAGAAACGATTGGATTTGACGGTTGATCCACCTCCTGATTTAGCACTGGAAATTGACATTACCTCTCGAACCCATCCGAATATTTACCAAGCACTGAGAGTACCTGAGCTTTGGCGATTTGATCGAGGTAAATTACAGATTAACGTGCTGCGGCAGGGGAAGTATGTGGAGGTTGAGAACAGTCCCACATTTCCAGGAATGCCGTTGATGGAGGCAATTCTCCGATATTTGGAACAGAGTAGAACCGCAGGCAGAAACACAACAATGAAAGCTTTTCGGCAGTGGGTGAGAGAGAGTATGAAAGGCACATAA
- the trxB gene encoding thioredoxin-disulfide reductase: MTNSTVENLVIIGSGPAGYTAAIYAARANLKPVVFEGYQVGGLPGGQLMTTTEVENFPGFPQGITGPELMDQMKAQAERWGAELYTEDVIEVDLSQRPFAVRSDEREFKTHSLVIATGATAKRLGLPCEPQFWSRGISACAICDGATPIFHRARLAVVGGGDSAAEESIYLTKYGDEVHMLVRGDKMRASKAMQDRVLNNPRIQIHWNTEPVDIFGNDSHMEGVKIRNTQTGEESELHVKGLFYAIGHKPNTSLFKGQLELDDVGYIVTKPGSVETSVEGVFAAGDVQDHEFRQAITAAGTGCMAAMLAERWLSSTGLIQEFHQKPETPDNELEHKSAEKKTAAPEEEFDINQTRHYGGYALRKLFHDGDRLLMVKYVAPGCGPCHTLKPILNKVVDEFDSKIHFVEIDIQQDPDIAENAGVTGTPTIQFFKNKELLQELKGIKPKSQYRQLIESQL, translated from the coding sequence ATGACCAACTCCACCGTAGAGAACTTAGTAATTATCGGCTCTGGTCCAGCGGGGTACACAGCGGCAATTTATGCTGCCCGCGCTAATTTGAAACCGGTTGTTTTTGAAGGCTATCAAGTTGGCGGGTTACCTGGTGGGCAACTGATGACAACGACTGAAGTAGAAAATTTTCCTGGCTTTCCGCAAGGAATTACTGGACCTGAGCTGATGGATCAAATGAAGGCTCAGGCGGAGCGTTGGGGAGCTGAGTTATATACGGAGGATGTGATAGAGGTTGATCTAAGTCAGCGTCCTTTTGCTGTTCGTTCTGACGAGCGCGAGTTTAAAACTCACAGCCTTGTGATTGCCACTGGCGCAACAGCAAAACGGTTGGGTTTACCTTGTGAGCCGCAATTTTGGAGTCGGGGAATCTCCGCCTGTGCAATTTGTGATGGAGCCACTCCTATTTTCCACAGGGCGAGATTAGCTGTAGTTGGCGGTGGTGATTCGGCGGCGGAAGAATCAATTTATCTCACCAAGTACGGCGATGAGGTGCACATGCTGGTGCGGGGGGACAAAATGCGGGCGAGTAAAGCCATGCAAGACCGCGTTTTGAATAACCCCAGAATCCAAATTCACTGGAATACTGAGCCTGTGGATATCTTTGGGAACGACAGCCACATGGAAGGGGTAAAAATCCGCAATACCCAAACGGGTGAAGAAAGCGAACTGCACGTTAAGGGTCTATTCTACGCGATCGGTCACAAACCCAATACATCGTTATTTAAAGGGCAGCTGGAACTGGATGATGTGGGTTACATTGTGACTAAGCCCGGTTCTGTAGAAACAAGTGTTGAGGGTGTTTTTGCGGCTGGGGACGTGCAAGATCATGAGTTTCGTCAAGCAATTACTGCTGCTGGTACCGGTTGTATGGCAGCAATGCTGGCAGAGCGATGGCTCTCGTCTACTGGTTTGATTCAAGAATTCCATCAAAAGCCGGAAACTCCAGATAATGAACTAGAGCATAAATCAGCCGAGAAGAAAACAGCAGCGCCGGAGGAAGAGTTTGATATCAATCAGACGCGCCATTATGGCGGCTATGCTTTGCGGAAGCTGTTCCATGACGGCGATCGCCTACTCATGGTTAAGTATGTTGCGCCTGGGTGTGGTCCTTGTCATACCCTCAAGCCCATCTTGAATAAGGTAGTGGATGAGTTTGACAGCAAAATTCACTTTGTTGAAATTGATATTCAGCAAGACCCAGATATTGCAGAGAATGCTGGTGTGACTGGAACGCCGACAATTCAGTTCTTTAAGAACAAAGAGTTATTACAAGAACTCAAAGGTATCAAGCCAAAGAGCCAGTACCGCCAGTTGATTGAAAGCCAGCTGTAA
- a CDS encoding ABC transporter permease: MTVTKRQMPRLLIFSGRPSLSLQLMGIGLSLTLLFVFIAIFAPVFQAWGWLQNPTDSLINPIHEPPSLRHWFGTSRQGYDVFSRTLFGTQAALQVVILATALSLVIGVPVGLVSGYLGGKLDRVLLFLMDTIYTLPGLLLSVTLAFVVGRGILNAAIAISIAYIPQYYRVVRNHTVSVKTELFIEAAQAMGASTWRVLSRYLFFNVIQSVPVLFTLNAADAILILGGLGFLGLGLPEEVPEWGHDLRQALEALPTGIWWTALFPGLAMTLMVVGLSLLGEGLNEFINPRLRRDNWNQKKP; the protein is encoded by the coding sequence ATGACCGTTACCAAACGCCAAATGCCCAGATTGCTAATTTTTTCTGGGCGTCCTAGTCTTTCCTTGCAATTAATGGGGATAGGGTTATCCCTTACCCTGCTCTTTGTGTTTATCGCTATTTTCGCTCCAGTGTTTCAGGCTTGGGGTTGGTTACAAAATCCAACTGATTCCCTGATTAACCCAATTCACGAGCCACCCTCGCTGCGCCATTGGTTTGGCACAAGTCGCCAAGGTTATGATGTGTTTTCGCGGACGCTATTTGGCACTCAAGCCGCGCTGCAAGTCGTAATTCTAGCAACAGCCCTGAGTCTGGTAATCGGTGTGCCAGTCGGTTTAGTTAGTGGATATCTGGGCGGCAAACTCGACCGGGTTTTGCTGTTTTTAATGGACACTATCTATACTCTACCGGGGCTATTACTTTCGGTGACATTGGCATTTGTGGTAGGACGGGGAATACTAAATGCGGCGATCGCAATTAGCATCGCCTACATCCCCCAGTACTACCGTGTTGTCCGCAATCACACTGTTAGCGTTAAAACTGAACTGTTTATCGAAGCTGCCCAGGCGATGGGAGCCTCTACCTGGAGGGTTCTCTCCCGTTACTTGTTTTTCAATGTGATTCAGAGTGTACCCGTGTTGTTTACCTTAAACGCTGCCGATGCCATTTTGATCTTGGGCGGCTTGGGCTTCCTGGGGTTAGGACTTCCAGAAGAAGTACCAGAATGGGGTCACGATCTACGCCAAGCTCTGGAGGCACTGCCCACCGGCATTTGGTGGACTGCGCTTTTTCCGGGTTTAGCGATGACGTTAATGGTTGTGGGGCTATCGCTGCTCGGTGAAGGGTTAAATGAGTTTATTAATCCTCGTTTACGACGAGACAATTGGAACCAGAAAAAGCCATAA